TTGGTGAAAACGATGAACCAGTTGCAGCAAAAGTCTGTTTTACTGGCTCCAACGGGACGTGCGGCAAAAGTTTTTTCGGCCTATGCGGGACATTCTGCCTTTACTATCCATAAGAAAATATATAGACAACAGTCTTTTTCTAATGAAATCAGTAATTTTTCGATTAATGATAATCTTGCTACAAATACTTTGTTTATTGTTGATGAGGCTTCGATGATTTCTAATGAAGGGTTGTCGGGCAGTGTATTCGGTACGGGACGTTTGTTGGATGACTTGGTGCAGTTCGTGTATTCGAGACAAGGTTGCCGTCTTTTGTTAATGGGAGATACGGCACAGCTTCCGCCGGTGGGAGAGGAGTTAAGTCCCGCGTTGTTTGCCGATGCATTGAAAGGATATGGACTTGAAGTTCGTGAGGTCGATTTGACTCAAGTAGTTCGTCAGGTGCAACAATCCGGCATCTTGTGGAATGCGACTCAATTGCGGCAATTGATAGCAGCAGATGAATGCTATTCGTTACCAAAGATAAAAGTGACCGGCTTTCCGGATATACAAGTCGTTCCGGGAGTAGAATTGATAGAAAAGCTGACCGATTGTTATGACCATGACGGAATGGATGAAACGATTGTGATTTGTCGCTCTAATAAACGCGCGAACTTATATAATAATGGAATACGTGCGCAGATACTTTGGCGGGAAGATGAATTGAATTCCGGAGATATGTTAATGGTAGCCAAGAATAATTATTATTGGACGGAGAAATATAAAGAAATGGATTTCATAGCCAACGGAGAGATTGCAATTGTTCGCCGTGTCCGTCGTACCCGTGAAATGTACGGCTTCCGTTTTGCGGAAGTCACTCTCAGATTTCCCGATCAGAATGATTTTGAATTGGATGCTAATTTGTTGTTGGATACTCTACATTCAGATTCGCCTGCATTACCGAAAGCGGATAATGACCGGTTATTTTACACAGTGCTGGAAGATTATATCGATATTCCCAATAAACGTGACCGGATGAAGAAGATGAAAGCTGACCCACATTATAATGCGTTACAAGTGAAGTATGCGTATGCGGTCACTTGTCATAAGGCACAAGGTGGCCAGTGGCAGAATGTGTTCCTGGATCAGGGATATATGACGGATGAATACTTGACTCCCGATTACTTTCGTTGGTTGTATACGGCGTTTACTCGTGCGACGAAGACGTTGTATTTGGTGAATTATCCGAAAGAACAAGTGGAGTGATTTAGTTGAAAAAAACAGTAGATTAAAGGAGAAGTTCCCAATCTACTGTTTTTCTGATTCTATCTAAGAAGACAAGTTCCTGTCATTAGATTTTTTCAGGCTTTGGCACAAAGAGTTTTAGCACTTTGTTAGTGACTGATTATCGGAAGTTGTTTGGCTGTACACGTTGACCATTGTCATTATTTGTATCTGCCACATCCCACCAGATTTTCGTTCCCTGGTTGTCGCCCATCGGCCGGTTGGGGTTAAAGGATTCACTTTGAGGGTATTTGATCCGTTTGATGAACTTACCTTCAGGCACGTCACCGTCCGAGTTGTTTTCTTCGATATTCAGCAATTCAGGATAATCTGTACGGCGGAATTCTGCCCAACCTTCATTGCCGTTCGGGAAGATCGAAATCCATTTTTGGGTGATGATCTCTTTCAAGGCTTTCTCCTTGTCACTTCCGGATACATCTTGTTTGTTCTTCAATCCGTCAATATAGGCTTGTTTTTTAGCCTCATCAATATTATAGTAATCCATGGACGCTCTAATTCCGTCAATATAATATTGCTCAACTGAGCCTGTCGTCCAATTTCTGAGAGCAGCTTCTGCCAACATGAACCGACTCTCCGCATAGCTCATCCAAACCAGTTCGCGAGCTTCGCTAAACCAATAGTTATCATCTAAATTATTATGATCCGAACTTATCAGTTTATTACATCTTACAGGAGAGTAACTTTTTGTCGCATCCTCTCCTTGTACATCCATATTACCAATCGGACATCCGGCAAAGTCCTTATTGCTTTCTTTGGCTTCCTTAAGATCTGAAAATGGACTTGGGCGCCACCACAGTATTTCGCATCGGGGATCTAATACTTCAGATTCATTTTTATAGGCCTTTTCCAAATCTTTCGACATAACCATTTGCGCTCCCCAACCGAATATCAGCGCATGGATATTTTCAGATCCGCCGCCTCCTTCACCACCTTTGTCGATAGGGGCAACTTTCGGTACAGTTCTCATGTTGTCTGCATTGCTTTGCATCAAACCATAAGTGCTCTCGATTGCTTTTTTCCCTTCTTCTTGGGCACGATCCGGATCGACATTTGAAATACGAAGCGCCAGACGCAAACGTAAAGTATTGGCAAAGCGTAACCATTTGTTGATGTCGCCTCCATAGCAACGGTCATTACTTCCTTTTCCTTCTCCCCAGTTCAAACCTTTGTCGGGTTTGATGTTGGTGATAGCTTCATCCAGCAGTTTGAACATAGCATCGTACACATCCTTTTGGCTGGTATATGAAATATACTGTGTCGGGGGTAACATTCCTTTTATGTAGTACGACAATGGAATATCACCGTATGTATCTGTCTGCATAGAAATGAGGAATGCATAATAAATACGGGTTACGTAGAACTCGTTCCAGTATTTGTCTTTATTGACGAAATGACAGACTTTGATAATTTGTGCATATTCGTTTGCAGTACGGTCATTATAGAAATGATCCCATCTGTTTCTGGACCAGTCGTCAGTATATACGTATGTGCAGGCTTTTTCATGGAAACCGGCAGATGTATTTGCCATATAGCCGGCATAAATGTCATGAGTTAAGTTGGTGGTTACCTGATAATCATTGTAAGGTCCCTCATTCGTTAGATTACGGAACAAACTACCAATTGAAGTTTCTGCTTCTTTTAATGCTTTTATATCAGCTTCAGGCAGTTCATAATCAATATCAATGCCTTCAGGACTTACATCGGTATTAGAAGTACCCGGTGAATAAGGAGGTTCGTACGGGTTGGTGTTCATTTCATCAAAATCTGAGCATGCTGCTAGAGCAAGTAGAGATGCGAATGCAAGTGTTTTATAATAGAATTTCATAACTTCTTTTTATGTTTAGATTAGAAACCAAGATTAATAGAAAGACCGAATGTACGTGTGTAAGGAACAGACATATAATCGATAGCTTGAGAGAACATACTTGTGTCATAACCTCCTTCGGGACTTGTTCCCGGTGTATGTTTCATCAGGTAAGCCAAGTTACGGGCAACGAATGCTACGTTCAGTGAAGTTAAAGGAGTCTTCTTCAGTATGGATTTCGGGAAAGAATAACCTAATGACAATTCTTTCAATTTGATGAATGAAGCATCGTATACGAATTCTTCGGCCATACCACTCATTGATGTGTAATATCTTTGAGCGTTCATAGCTGTTGAGTTTACAGTACCGTCGGCGGTCACACCCGGAGCAACGATTTT
The nucleotide sequence above comes from Bacteroides caccae. Encoded proteins:
- a CDS encoding SusD/RagB family nutrient-binding outer membrane lipoprotein; the protein is MKFYYKTLAFASLLALAACSDFDEMNTNPYEPPYSPGTSNTDVSPEGIDIDYELPEADIKALKEAETSIGSLFRNLTNEGPYNDYQVTTNLTHDIYAGYMANTSAGFHEKACTYVYTDDWSRNRWDHFYNDRTANEYAQIIKVCHFVNKDKYWNEFYVTRIYYAFLISMQTDTYGDIPLSYYIKGMLPPTQYISYTSQKDVYDAMFKLLDEAITNIKPDKGLNWGEGKGSNDRCYGGDINKWLRFANTLRLRLALRISNVDPDRAQEEGKKAIESTYGLMQSNADNMRTVPKVAPIDKGGEGGGGSENIHALIFGWGAQMVMSKDLEKAYKNESEVLDPRCEILWWRPSPFSDLKEAKESNKDFAGCPIGNMDVQGEDATKSYSPVRCNKLISSDHNNLDDNYWFSEARELVWMSYAESRFMLAEAALRNWTTGSVEQYYIDGIRASMDYYNIDEAKKQAYIDGLKNKQDVSGSDKEKALKEIITQKWISIFPNGNEGWAEFRRTDYPELLNIEENNSDGDVPEGKFIKRIKYPQSESFNPNRPMGDNQGTKIWWDVADTNNDNGQRVQPNNFR
- a CDS encoding ATP-dependent DNA helicase, with the protein product MINNYLERQIKENFPYEPTLEQEIAVKSLSEFLLSTLADEVFILRGYAGTGKTSLVGALVKTMNQLQQKSVLLAPTGRAAKVFSAYAGHSAFTIHKKIYRQQSFSNEISNFSINDNLATNTLFIVDEASMISNEGLSGSVFGTGRLLDDLVQFVYSRQGCRLLLMGDTAQLPPVGEELSPALFADALKGYGLEVREVDLTQVVRQVQQSGILWNATQLRQLIAADECYSLPKIKVTGFPDIQVVPGVELIEKLTDCYDHDGMDETIVICRSNKRANLYNNGIRAQILWREDELNSGDMLMVAKNNYYWTEKYKEMDFIANGEIAIVRRVRRTREMYGFRFAEVTLRFPDQNDFELDANLLLDTLHSDSPALPKADNDRLFYTVLEDYIDIPNKRDRMKKMKADPHYNALQVKYAYAVTCHKAQGGQWQNVFLDQGYMTDEYLTPDYFRWLYTAFTRATKTLYLVNYPKEQVE